Part of the Lycium ferocissimum isolate CSIRO_LF1 chromosome 6, AGI_CSIRO_Lferr_CH_V1, whole genome shotgun sequence genome, ttaaatgagATGAAAACATGTCATTGTGAataattatgtattttatgaggGTTTGGAAAGCTAAACTGGCCTAGTAATTTTCGACTTTATCGATTGTAGATGGGaaagataaattttcaaagcaaGTGATTGAAGGCGTCGATCCTCAGAAGAAATCAGTCACTTGGAAAGTGATTGGTGGAGATCTGTTAGAGCTGTACAATTCCTTCTCCATTACAACAGCATGTGACCATCAATGGGTTACATGGACACTTGTGTACGAAAAAAAAACTGAAGACATACCAGAGCCTCTTGCCTTCTTGGATTTTGGCATTCATGTGACCAAAGATACAGAGGGTCACCTCCTCAAGTAATAAGAATGTCAGTTCTATTAAATGGCTCAtagtcttatatatatatatatatatatatatatatatgtgtgtgtgtgtgtatgtgtgtgtttgtgtgataCTATTCAGCAATATTGGCTAGCGCTAGTTCTAGCTAGTGTGTGATAtaaataaggttatgtttgaaGGATATACTACATATGTCACTCTCCTGCTAG contains:
- the LOC132059982 gene encoding kirola-like is translated as MGVKGKLIASIEVKCGGHLIHDIFHTNTHHLPNVTPRKIQRFEIHEGETIKNGSVVSWNYNDDGKDKFSKQVIEGVDPQKKSVTWKVIGGDLLELYNSFSITTACDHQWVTWTLVYEKKTEDIPEPLAFLDFGIHVTKDTEGHLLK